The Cupriavidus nantongensis genome has a segment encoding these proteins:
- a CDS encoding acyl-CoA dehydrogenase family protein codes for MHLDFSPQDQQFREEVRAWIAQAYDADLRAMMAQSKNGYLDKAGQVRWQKALHARGWAAPNWPKEYGGPGWSAAQRFIFQSELAAAGCPPVSPMGLKMVAPVIMKYGTAEQKQRFLPPILSSDVWWCQGYSEPNSGSDLASLQLRADHGSDGDGEHYILNGSKIWTTHAQWADWMFCLVRTSRESKRQEGISFLLLDMHTPGITVSPLPTLDGPMPGQQEVNQVFFENVRVPVANRIGEEGKGWTYAKYLLEFERGGTYSPMLRKQLSKIAEIAAEQPGDDGGRLLDDPVFRRKLAALHLRAAALEAVELRVFSGVESGTSIGAASSMLKLTGTETLQAASELAVEAAGPAALPFLQDTWAELQGRDAPTRVGPYYAAVLAPRYFNYRKASIYGGSNEIQRNIIAKLVLGL; via the coding sequence ATGCATCTCGATTTCTCCCCGCAAGACCAGCAGTTCCGCGAAGAAGTACGTGCCTGGATTGCCCAGGCCTATGACGCCGACCTGCGCGCGATGATGGCGCAGTCCAAGAACGGCTACCTCGACAAGGCCGGCCAGGTGCGCTGGCAGAAGGCGCTGCACGCGCGCGGCTGGGCCGCGCCGAACTGGCCGAAGGAATATGGCGGACCGGGCTGGAGCGCGGCCCAGCGCTTTATCTTCCAGTCCGAGCTGGCCGCGGCGGGCTGCCCGCCGGTGTCGCCGATGGGCCTGAAGATGGTGGCGCCGGTGATCATGAAATACGGCACGGCCGAGCAGAAGCAGCGCTTCCTGCCGCCCATCCTGAGCTCGGACGTGTGGTGGTGCCAGGGGTATTCCGAGCCCAATTCCGGCTCCGACCTGGCGTCGCTGCAGCTGCGCGCCGACCACGGCAGCGACGGCGACGGCGAGCACTACATCCTGAACGGCTCCAAGATCTGGACCACGCATGCGCAATGGGCCGACTGGATGTTCTGCCTGGTGCGCACCAGCCGCGAATCGAAACGCCAGGAAGGGATTTCTTTCCTGCTGCTCGACATGCATACGCCCGGCATCACGGTGTCGCCACTGCCGACGCTGGATGGCCCGATGCCCGGCCAGCAGGAGGTGAACCAGGTCTTCTTCGAAAACGTACGGGTGCCGGTGGCCAACCGCATCGGCGAGGAAGGCAAGGGCTGGACCTACGCCAAGTACCTGCTGGAATTCGAGCGCGGCGGCACGTATAGCCCGATGCTGCGCAAGCAGCTGTCCAAGATCGCGGAGATTGCGGCGGAGCAGCCGGGCGATGACGGCGGGCGGCTGCTGGATGATCCGGTGTTCCGGCGCAAGCTGGCGGCGCTGCACCTGCGTGCGGCGGCGTTGGAAGCGGTGGAGTTGCGGGTGTTCTCCGGGGTGGAATCGGGCACCTCGATCGGTGCCGCGTCGAGCATGCTCAAGCTCACGGGCACCGAGACGCTGCAGGCGGCAAGCGAGCTTGCGGTGGAGGCGGCGGGGCCTGCGGCGCTGCCGTTCTTGCAGGATACCTGGGCGGAACTGCAGGGACGCGACGCGCCGACGCGGGTCGGGCCGTATTATGCGGCGGTGCTGGCGCCGCGTTATTTCAACTATCGCAAGGCGTCGATTTATGGGGGGTCTAATGAGATCCAGAGGAACATTATTGCGAAGCTTGTTTTGGGGCTTTGA
- a CDS encoding acyl-CoA dehydrogenase family protein translates to MDFQFSEEQSMLRDTLARYLADHYDFEARRAAAQSAAGWRPDCWRAFARDLGILGAAFPERLGGLGGLDSGAVEHMVVMEQLGRHLVLEPYLGTVVLGGGALLHGSPELAAQWIPAIIGGEATVGWAHAEPASRYCRHDVQASATRQGNGYRLSGHKHAVAGAPFASHLLVSARSSGARRDRRGISLFWLARDTPGVTLREYPTFDGQRAAEVLLDNVQVPASQRIGAEGEALPLIDQLCDHAMIALAAEANGAMARMLADTIDYARQRKQFGVPIGTFQVLQHRMADMYMQLEQSVALTQVAAMQASAAPEVRAQAACAAKIQAGQAGAFVGQGAVQIHGGMGVTEELAVGHYFKRVTAIDLQFGSAEHHLRRYADLLYPARAAA, encoded by the coding sequence GTGGATTTCCAGTTCAGCGAAGAACAGTCGATGCTGCGCGACACGCTCGCGCGTTACCTGGCCGATCACTACGATTTCGAAGCCCGCCGCGCGGCGGCGCAGTCCGCGGCGGGCTGGCGCCCCGACTGCTGGCGCGCGTTTGCGCGCGACCTGGGCATCCTGGGCGCCGCGTTTCCCGAGCGCCTCGGCGGCCTCGGTGGCCTTGACAGCGGCGCCGTCGAGCATATGGTGGTGATGGAACAGCTGGGCCGCCACCTGGTGCTGGAGCCCTACCTGGGCACCGTGGTGCTGGGCGGCGGCGCGCTGCTGCACGGCAGCCCCGAGCTTGCCGCGCAATGGATCCCGGCCATCATCGGCGGCGAGGCTACCGTGGGTTGGGCCCATGCCGAGCCCGCCAGCCGCTACTGCCGGCACGACGTGCAGGCCAGCGCCACGCGCCAGGGCAACGGCTACCGGCTCAGCGGCCACAAGCACGCCGTGGCCGGCGCGCCGTTCGCCTCGCACCTGCTGGTCAGCGCGCGCAGCAGCGGCGCGCGCCGGGACCGGCGCGGCATCAGCCTGTTCTGGCTCGCGCGCGACACGCCGGGCGTGACGCTGCGCGAATATCCCACCTTCGACGGCCAGCGCGCCGCCGAGGTGCTGCTCGACAACGTGCAGGTGCCGGCCAGCCAGCGCATCGGCGCAGAAGGCGAAGCGCTGCCACTGATCGACCAGCTGTGCGACCACGCCATGATCGCGCTGGCCGCCGAAGCCAATGGCGCGATGGCGCGCATGCTGGCCGACACCATCGACTACGCGCGCCAGCGCAAGCAGTTCGGCGTGCCGATCGGCACCTTCCAGGTGCTGCAGCACCGCATGGCCGATATGTACATGCAGCTGGAGCAATCCGTGGCGCTGACCCAGGTGGCCGCCATGCAGGCCTCCGCCGCGCCGGAGGTGCGCGCGCAGGCTGCGTGCGCCGCGAAGATCCAGGCCGGCCAGGCGGGCGCCTTCGTCGGCCAGGGCGCGGTGCAGATCCACGGCGGCATGGGCGTGACCGAGGAACTGGCCGTGGGCCACTACTTCAAGCGCGTCACGGCGATCGACCTGCAGTTCGGCTCGGCCGAGCACCACCTGCGCCGCTATGCCGACCTGCTCTACCCCGCCCGGGCCGCCGCCTGA
- a CDS encoding AMP-binding protein: protein MHPHIHAQRTPDKPAVIMGGSGAVVTYRELDQRSNQVANLFRKLGLRPGDRVALMVENHPRLFELCWGAQRSGIVYICLSTRLNAADAAYIVNDSGARVLVTTHAQAEIAAALGGQTPALQARLMLDGTVPGYEAYETALADCPATRIADEVTGGDMLYSSGTTGRPKGVYAPPSSPDIDAPTTLTALCQRLYGFDADTRYLSPAPLYHAAPLRYTMSVQALGGTAVVMEHFDAEQFLRLVQQHRITHTQLVPTMFSRMLKLPEAQRQRYDVSSLRVAIHAAAPCPVQVKEAMIAWWGPVIWEYYAGTEGNGVTVVDTPQWLERKGTVGRAMVGKLRICGPDGALLPPGEPGTIYFAEGRPFTYHNDEAKTAETRHPQHPDWSTIGDVGYVDADGYLYLTDRKANMIISGGVNIYPQEAENLLMTHPKVMDVAVIGVPNEDFGEEVKAVVQPADMGQAGPELAAELIAFCRANLSAIKCPRSVDFEPELPRLPTGKLLKRLLRDRYWAGHASKLV, encoded by the coding sequence ATGCATCCGCACATCCACGCGCAGCGCACGCCCGACAAGCCCGCCGTCATCATGGGCGGCAGCGGCGCCGTCGTTACCTACCGCGAGCTGGACCAGCGCTCGAACCAGGTCGCCAATCTGTTCCGCAAGCTCGGCCTGCGGCCCGGCGACCGCGTGGCCTTGATGGTGGAGAACCATCCGCGGCTGTTCGAGCTGTGCTGGGGCGCGCAGCGCAGCGGCATCGTCTATATCTGCCTGAGCACGCGCCTGAACGCGGCCGATGCCGCCTATATCGTCAATGACAGCGGCGCGCGCGTGCTGGTCACCACGCACGCGCAGGCGGAGATCGCCGCGGCGCTGGGCGGGCAGACGCCGGCGCTGCAGGCGCGCCTGATGCTGGACGGCACGGTGCCCGGCTATGAGGCCTATGAGACCGCGCTGGCCGATTGCCCGGCCACGCGCATCGCCGACGAGGTGACCGGCGGCGACATGCTGTATTCATCCGGCACTACGGGAAGGCCCAAGGGCGTGTACGCGCCGCCGTCGAGTCCCGACATCGACGCGCCGACCACGCTGACCGCGCTGTGCCAGCGGCTCTACGGCTTCGATGCCGACACCCGCTACCTGTCGCCCGCGCCGCTGTACCACGCCGCGCCGCTGCGCTACACCATGTCGGTACAGGCGCTGGGCGGCACCGCGGTGGTGATGGAGCATTTCGATGCCGAGCAGTTCCTGCGGCTGGTGCAGCAACACCGCATCACGCATACGCAACTGGTGCCGACCATGTTCTCGCGCATGCTCAAGCTGCCCGAGGCGCAGCGACAGCGCTATGACGTGTCGTCGCTGCGCGTGGCGATCCACGCGGCCGCGCCGTGCCCGGTGCAGGTGAAGGAAGCGATGATCGCGTGGTGGGGACCGGTGATCTGGGAGTACTACGCCGGCACCGAGGGCAACGGCGTGACCGTGGTCGACACGCCGCAATGGCTGGAACGCAAGGGCACGGTGGGGCGCGCCATGGTCGGCAAGCTGCGCATCTGCGGACCGGACGGCGCGCTGCTGCCGCCGGGCGAGCCGGGCACGATCTACTTTGCCGAGGGCCGCCCGTTCACGTACCACAACGACGAGGCCAAGACCGCGGAGACACGCCATCCGCAGCATCCGGACTGGAGCACCATCGGCGATGTCGGCTACGTCGACGCGGACGGCTATCTTTACCTGACCGACCGCAAGGCCAACATGATCATCTCCGGCGGCGTCAACATCTACCCGCAAGAGGCCGAGAACCTGTTGATGACGCATCCGAAGGTGATGGATGTCGCCGTGATCGGCGTGCCCAACGAGGATTTCGGCGAAGAGGTCAAGGCCGTGGTGCAGCCCGCCGACATGGGCCAGGCCGGGCCCGAGCTGGCGGCCGAGCTGATCGCGTTCTGCCGCGCCAACCTGTCCGCGATCAAGTGCCCGCGCTCGGTCGACTTCGAGCCCGAGTTGCCGCGCCTGCCCACCGGCAAGCTGCTCAAGCGGCTGCTGCGCGACCGCTACTGGGCCGGGCACGCCAGCAAGCTGGTGTGA